The following proteins come from a genomic window of Miscanthus floridulus cultivar M001 chromosome 2, ASM1932011v1, whole genome shotgun sequence:
- the LOC136538954 gene encoding putative pentatricopeptide repeat-containing protein At1g13630, translated as MPFRPHIPLCLLLPHLQHRTPRPPRPPHRPLSYSPAAALSAAGTESEEEAVVGRDAPLAPPRAGGAGGGQPGRGWARQGALDEDRAELERKASIAARFRHCHELLWQTRWREMRDGLAQMVDEQGSDSAPTLCDILWSGFREWDSSSIVWDALANSYARAQMNHDALCVLSKMSSLNMQISITTYDSLLYSLRKADVALEIFKEMESCGIPPSDYSHSILIDGLCKQDKIGEALSFLQEIRKEGKFIPLGMTFNTLMSALCNWGFIQDAKSVFCLMLKYGLNPSRHTYSTIIHGLCKIGSVREAFNIFQSVTEEGMELDIVTCNSLINGFRLHGHTREIPNMIEMMRGLGVEPDIVTYTILIAGHCEIGDVEEGMKIRKDILGQGMELNIVTYSVLINALFKKGLFYEVENLLGEICSIGLELDAIAYSILIHGYSKLGEIGRALQVWNLMCCSQRVTPTSVNHVSILLGLCKKGFLDEARSYLETIASKYQPSDVVLYNVVIDGYAKVGDIGNAVQLYDAIIMAGMCPTIVTCNSLLYGYCKFGDLHMAESYFRAIQLSDLLPTTVTYTTLMDALSEAGKVHSMLSLFKEMTGKGIKPNAVTYSVVIKGLCKQFMFHDAKNVLDDMCREGFDADPIPYNTLIQGFCETQDAKNAFCVYELMVCRGVMPTPVTYNLLVNVLCSKGLVIHAEMKLESFRKQGAKLRKFAYTTLIKAQCAKGMPYKAIMWVGKLLDAGFEASIEDFSAAINRLCKRQFTKQALMLIPIMLSVGVYPDIQLYRVLGTAVQKKNELFYLPILQTLAIKTGI; from the exons ATGCCCTTTCGACCACACAtccccctctgcctcctcctgccTCACCTCCAGCACCGCACTCCCCGACCACCCAGACCTCCACATAGACCGCTCTCCTACTCTCCCGCGGCGGCGTTGTCGGCGGCTGGAACAGAGTCCGAGGAGGAGGCGGTTGTGGGTAGGGACGCGCCGCTAGCCCCTCCCCGTGCAGGCGGGGCGGGAGGTGGACAGCCTGGGCGTGGCTGGGCACGGCAGGGGGCGCTCGATGAGGACAGGGCGGAGCTCGAGCGGAAGGCCTCTATCGCCGCACGGTTCAGGCACTGCCATGAGCTTCTGTGGCAGACTAGGTGGCGGGAGATGCGCGACGGGTTGGCCCAGATGGTGGACGAACAAG GTTCTGATTCTGCTCCGACTCTATGTGATATTCTGTGGAGTGGATTCAGGGAGTGGGATTCAAGCAGCATTGTGTGGGATGCTCTAGCAAATAGTTATGCTAGAGCTCAGATGAATCATGATGCTCTTTGTGTTCTTAGTAAAATGAGCAGCCTAAACATGCAAATCTCAATAACCACCTATGACAGTTTGTTGTACAGTCTAAGAAAGGCAGATGTGGCACTGGAGATTTTTAAAGAGATGGAGTCATGTGGTATTCCCCCCAGTGATTATTCCCATAGCATTCTCATAGATGGCCTCTGCAAGCAGGATAAAATTGGAGAAGCTTTATCTTTCCTTCAAGAGATTAGGAAAGAGGGGAAATTCATACCCTTGGGAATGACCTTTAACACCCTCATGTCTGCATTGTGTAATTGGGGGTTCATTCAGGATGCAAAATCAGTTTTCTGCCTGATGTTGAAGTATGGATTAAATCCGAGCAGGCACACATATTCAACCATTATACATGGTCTATGTAAAATAGGTTCTGTACGTGAAGCATTCAATATTTTTCAGAGTGTGACAGAAGAAGGAATGGAACTTGATATTGTCACTTGCAACAGCCTTATTAATGGCTTTCGCTTGCATGGTCATACAAGAGAAATTCCAAACATGATTGAGATGATGAGGGGCCTAGGTGTCGAACCCGATATTGTTACTTATACTATACTTATTGCTGGCCACTGTGAAATTGGTGATGTTGAAGAAGGGATGAAGATACGAAAGGACATCTTAGGCCAAGGTATGGAGCTGAATATTGTCACATATAGCGTCCTTATCAATGCTCTCTTCAAGAAGGGCCTGTTCTATGAGGTCGAAAACCTACTTGGTGAGATATGCAGTATTGGTCTGGAATTGGATGCCATTGCATATTCCATCCTAATCCATGGGTACTCCAAGCTAGGAGAAATTGGAAGAGCACTTCAAGTCTGGAATCTAATGTGCTGTTCTCAGAGGGTAACTCCAACTTCAGTAAACCATGTATCTATTCTTCTAGGCCTTTGCAAGAAAGGATTCCTTGATGAAGCAAGGTCATATTTGGAAACTATAGCTAGCAAATATCAGCCATCCGATGTAGTCCTCTACAATGTAGTTATTGATGGTTATGCAAAAGTGGGTGATATTGGTAATGCTGTTCAGCTGTATGATGCAATTATTATGGCTGGTATGTGCCCAACCATTGTAACATGCAATTCTCTTCTATATGGTTACTGCAAATTTGGGGATCTGCATATGGCAGAGAGCTATTTTAGGGCTATTCAGTTAAGTGATCTGCTGCCAACAACAGTTACGTACACCACCTTGATGGATGCACTCTCTGAAGCTGGGAAAGTTCATTCCATGCTAAGTCTTTTTAAAGAAATGACTGGAAAAGGTATCAAACCAAATGCAGTAACTTACAGTGTAGTTATTAAAGGACTTTGTAAGCAGTTCATGTTCCATGATGCCAagaatgttcttgatgatatgtGTAGAGAAGGTTTTGATGCTGATCCAATACCTTACAACACGCTTATACAAGGTTTTTGTGAAACACAGGATGCCAAAAATGCTTTCTGTGTGTATGAACTAATGGTATGCCGTGGAGTGATGCCCACACCTGTTACTTATAACTTGCTTGTTAATGTGCTGTGCTCAAAGGGACTAGTTATTCACGCTGAAATGAAACTGGAGTCCTTCAGAAAACAGGGTGCCAAGCTGAGAAAATTTGCATACACAACACTTATCAAAGCTCAATGTGCAAAAGGGATGCCTTACAAGGCCATTATGTGGGTTGGCAAGCTTCTAGATGCAGGGTTTGAGGCGTCTATTGAAGACTTCAGTGCAGCAATCAACCGATTATGCAAAAGACAGTTCACCAAACAAGCTTTGATGCTCATACCGATCATGCTATCTGTTGGTGTTTATCCAGATATTCAACTATACCGTGTACTGGGTACAGCTGTACAGAAGAAAAATGAGTTATTCTATTTACCCATATTGCAAACCCTTGCTATAAAAACTGGTATTTAG